The following are encoded in a window of Phragmites australis chromosome 22, lpPhrAust1.1, whole genome shotgun sequence genomic DNA:
- the LOC133904316 gene encoding uncharacterized protein LOC133904316, producing the protein MAEMVLISAVVEETLKQAVSGLIGKQEERTPDEKEQHMERLEMAQIKLEAALEASRRWQIRDASLLRWRRKLKRAALECDDTLREFKQRAVQEEEREKEARSSSFPRRLAHATKSLVTGFFSHGSDSSGSSAAVRRFEWFADGASEFLSFVELGGTPRRYTLVDPLIGRLLSGQELRYRVVRRNQYHLFCVRPIRLDDRGVEAKLLFVSEDDEAPEKNLCLGSILRLSESTDIVGTIVKCLELLVTPHFKPTAESARKEIAQLPTQDFSWVPYVESSHKEHWNNIHSSLTQWFRPNPLCCKQCEWKPSDSRSSSITRAMRLSGVSDLEPVIEVSLQRYIPLSEYSMHRSKAVEGESSCLKNLPHLKLGLLFSPHGSSEDLVPAVESSATEVIDGELQSGMHKNISLEQLDEFMLPKAIDCLHRKPEATSYQMLWKSKHGTAFLQVEKTGLKKMPPKHIRGVGSRRSMIQQRRDPKLERWIQVVTDFLNLWVSHAPPRLRGSIVEWVKKANEMQLPRPAN; encoded by the coding sequence ATGGCGGAGATGGTCCTAATTTCTGCGGTTGTTGAGGAGACACTAAAGCAGGCCGTGTCTGGCCTGATTGGCAAGCAGGAAGAGAGAACACCGGACGAGAAGGAGCAGCACATGGAGAGGCTGGAGATGGCGCAGATCAAGCTGGAGGCCGCGCTCGAGGCATCTCGCCGATGGCAGATCAGGGATGCGTCGCTGCTGCGCTGGCGCAGGAAGCTGAAGCGTGCAGCTCTGGAGTGCGACGACACGCTGCGCGAGTTCAAGCAGCGTGccgtccaagaggaagagagagagaaggaggcgaggagcTCCTCCTTCCCCAGGCGCCTGGCTCATGCCACCAAGTCGCTCGTCACCGGTTTCTTCAGCCATGGCTCCGACTCGAGCGGCAGCTCCGCTGCTGTTCGAAGGTTCGAGTGGTTCGCCGACGGCGCCAGCGAGTTCCTGAGCTTCGTGGAGCTCGGCGGCACGCCACGCCGGTACACGCTGGTCGACCCTCTCATCGGGCGCCTCCTCTCCGGCCAAGAGCTACGGTACAGAGTTGTCCGGAGAAACCAGTACCATCTGTTCTGTGTGCGTCCCATTCGCCTGGACGACCGTGGGGTGGAGGCCAAGCTCCTCTTCGTTTCCGAAGACGATGAGGCGCCGGAGAAGAACCTGTGCCTAGGCTCCATACTGCGGCTTTCCGAGAGCACGGACATAGTTGGGACCATCGTCAAGTGCTTAGAGCTTCTGGTCACTCCCCATTTCAAGCCCACGGCTGAATCTGCTCGCAAGGAGATCGCCCAGCTGCCGACGCAGGACTTCTCGTGGGTGCCGTATGTTGAGTCCAGCCACAAAGAACACTGGAACAACATCCACAGCAGCCTGACCCAGTGGTTTCGCCCAAACCCACTGTGCTGCAAGCAGTGTGAGTGGAAACCCTCCGatagccgcagcagcagcatcacACGCGCAATGAGACTGTCAGGTGTCTCCGATCTAGAACCAGTTATTGAAGTGTCCCTGCAGCGCTACATCCCACTCTCTGAGTACAGCATGCATCGAAGCAAAGCTGTTGAAGGTGAAAGCTCTTGTCTGAAGAATTTGCCACATCTGAAACTTGGGCTCCTCTTCTCCCCCCATGGCTCCTCCGAAGACCTGGTTCCTGCGGTCGAGAGCTCTGCGACTGAGGTGATCGACGGCGAGTTGCAGAGTGGTATGCACAAAAACATCAGCCTGGAGCAGCTGGACGAGTTCATGCTGCCTAAGGCAATCGACTGCCTTCACCGGAAGCCCGAGGCGACGTCGTATCAGATGTTATGGAAGTCTAAGCATGGAACTGCGTTCCTTCAGGTTGAGAAGACAGGCTTGAAGAAGATGCCACCGAAACACATTAGAGGCGTTGGGAGCAGAAGGTCGATGATCCAGCAACGCCGAGACCCCAAGCTAGAGAGATGGATACAGGTGGTCACAGACTTTCTCAATCTGTGGGTTTCACACGCACCTCCTAGGCTTCGGGGCTCCATCGTGGAATGGGTCAAGAAGGCGAATGAAATGCAACTACCGCGCCCGGCGAACTAG